In Macadamia integrifolia cultivar HAES 741 chromosome 5, SCU_Mint_v3, whole genome shotgun sequence, a single window of DNA contains:
- the LOC122079833 gene encoding putative UDP-rhamnose:rhamnosyltransferase 1 — protein MAQRNGLHIVMFPWLAFGHMIPFLDLSKELAKRGHLISFISTPRNIERLPKLPPNLSPLIDFVKLTLPSVANLPEGAEATSDVPLDKSQYLKYAFDGLEGSFDCFLETSSPDVIIHDFAHHWLPPLAAKRGVPCVFFCLFSASVITYFGSPWLRLAGEDTRKDLEDFTVPPKWIPSPSNLAFRLYELLKFSDSFSNGNNSGISAIDRYYSVALGSTFVIVRSCEEIEGDYLRIVREKLFRVPVIPIGLLPPSSEDENKDDGEWANIKKWLDKQREGSVVYIAFGSEAAVSREDMHEVALGLELSGFPFFWALKRPAGSNVDTLSMLPSGFESRTQGQGTICLGWVPQRRILEHPSVGVFVTHCGWNSVIEGIALGCPLVLLPLSLDQPLVARLLLSKNIGVEIPRDERDGSFTRESVAKSLRLIIVDKEGELHKATAREMKEVFGDKARHDRYIDDFDQYLRTNHGRAS, from the coding sequence ATGGCTCAGAGAAATGGGCTTCACATCGTTATGTTCCCATGGTTAGCTTTTGGTCACATGATACCATTTCTAGACCTCTCTAAGGAGTTAGCAAAAAGGGGTCATCTCATCTCCTTCATTTCCACACCAAGAAACATTGAAAGGCTTCCCAAACTTCCTCCCAATCTATCCCCTCTCATTGATTTTGTGAAGCTCACCTTACCTTCGGTGGCGAACTTGCCGGAGGGAGCTGAGGCTACTTCTGACGTCCCATTAGACAAATCCCAGTACCTTAAGTATGCCTTCGATGGTCTAGAAGGATCTTTTGATTGCTTCCTTGAGACGTCATCTCCAGATGTGATTATTCATGACTTCGCCCACCACTGGCTCCCACCCCTTGCAGCTAAACGTGGTGTTCCATGTGTCTTCTTCTGTTTATTCAGTGCTTCAGTGATTACCTATTTTGGCTCCCCATGGTTGCGTTTGGCCGGCGAAGATACCCGAAAAGACCTGGAAGACTTCACTGTTCCTCCCAAGTGGATTCCTTCCCCTTCCAATCTTGCATTTCGTCTCTATGAACTCCTTAAATTCTCTGACTCCTTTAGTAATGGAAACAATTCTGGTATTTCTGCCATTGATCGATACTACTCAGTAGCCCTTGGATCAACCTTTGTAATTGTGAGAAGCTGTGAAGAAATCGAGGGTGATTATCTACGTATCGTGCGGGAGAAACTCTTTCGGGTACCAGTCATTCCAATAGGTCTACTTCCTCCATCATCAGAAGATGAAAACAAAGACGATGGCGAATGGGCAAATATCAAAAAGTGGCTAGACAAGCAAAGAGAAGGATCTGTGGTTTACATAGCATTTGGGAGTGAAGCAGCAGTGAGCAGAGAAGACATGCATGAGGTAGCTCTTGGGTTAGAGCTCTCTGGGTTCCCCTTCTTTTGGGCACTGAAGAGGCCAGCAGGGTCTAATGTAGACACCTTATCCATGTTACCATCAGGTTTTGAGAGCAGAACTCAAGGTCAGGGTACCATCTGTTTAGGATGGGTTCCTCAGAGAAGGATACTGGAACACCCTTCAGTGGGGGTTTTCGTTACTCACTGTGGGTGGAATTCAGTAATTGAGGGTATTGCATTAGGCTGTCCTCTTGTGTTATTACCTCTATCACTCGATCAACCTTTGGTTGCAAGGTTATTGCTGAGCAAGAATATTGGTGTAGAGATTCCGAGAGATGAACGAGATGGGTCTTTTACAAGGGAGTCGGTGGCCAAGTCATTGAGGCTAATAATAGTGGACAAAGAGGGGGAGCTGCACAAGGCCACAGCTAGAGAGATGAAAGAGGTGTTTGGAGACAAGGCTCGTCATGATCGATACATTGACGATTTCGATCAGTACCTAAGAACTAATCATGGGCGTGCTAGCTAA
- the LOC122079573 gene encoding acyl carrier protein 2, mitochondrial-like isoform X2, which translates to MAARNALLKHLRVNVQSRNATPFAFSLNNLFLRYFSSEEVRGSFLNKSEVADRVISVVKNLQKVDPSKVLHGSDHSPRTSPRTTSSTSAGPMGDSGHAKTRTHTSRLER; encoded by the exons ATGGCGGCGAGAAATGCTCTGCTGAAGCACCTGAGAGTTAACGTTCAGTCGCGAAATGCAACTCCGTTCGCTTTCTCATTGAACAATCTCTTTCTTCGCTATTTCTCCTCCGAGGAGGTCAGAGGCTCTTTCCTCAACAAATCGGAGGTCGCTGACCGTGTCATCAGCGTTGTAAAGAACCTTCAGAAAGTCGATCCTTCCAAG gtgctccatggtagtgatcatagccccaggACAAGCCCCCGTACGACAAGCAGCACTTCCGCAGGACCAATGGgcgatagtgggcatgccaagactagAACCCACACCAGCCGACTCgagcggtga
- the LOC122079573 gene encoding acyl carrier protein 2, mitochondrial-like isoform X1 — translation MAARNALLKHLRVNVQSRNATPFAFSLNNLFLRYFSSEEVRGSFLNKSEVADRVISVVKNLQKVDPSKVTPNANFQNDLGLDSLDTVEIVMAFEEEFGFEIPDNEADKISSINLAVDFIASHPQAK, via the exons ATGGCGGCGAGAAATGCTCTGCTGAAGCACCTGAGAGTTAACGTTCAGTCGCGAAATGCAACTCCGTTCGCTTTCTCATTGAACAATCTCTTTCTTCGCTATTTCTCCTCCGAGGAGGTCAGAGGCTCTTTCCTCAACAAATCGGAGGTCGCTGACCGTGTCATCAGCGTTGTAAAGAACCTTCAGAAAGTCGATCCTTCCAAG GTTACACCAAACGCCAATTTTCAGAATGATCTTGGACTTGATAGTTTGGACACTGTAGAGATTGTTATGGCTTTTGAAGAAGAGTTCGGATTTGAGATCCCCGATAACGAAGCAGACAAGATCAGCTCCATTAATCTTGCTGTTGACTTCATTGCTTCACACCCACaagcaaaatag